A part of Pectinatus sottacetonis genomic DNA contains:
- a CDS encoding TIGR03960 family B12-binding radical SAM protein, whose product MIKLSPSILQAVSKPARYTGGEVNAVCKDLDKIACKFALSMPDVYEVGMSNLGLKILYEILNKRNDTAAERVYTPWPDMEEKMRQNNIPLYTLESFTELGKFDFVGFTLQYELSYTNILNMLDLAGISILSKERKNYEPFIVGGGPCVYNVEPIADFFDFFIIGEGEEVINEVVTEFITWDKETKTHDRQELLHRLAAIRGIYVPSFYRAEYNEKGVFKELVPLFPDIPKVIKKRVIKNMDDIPSIEKPIVPYINIVHDRLMLELFRGCSRGCRFCQAGIEYRPVRERRRETLYALAKKMIDNTGYDEMSLTSLSSADYSCLPVLIENLIDEYAGEKMNFSLPSLRIDSFSIDIAHKLQTTRKSGLTFAPEAGTQRLRDVINKGVTEADLLRACAAAFEHGWKTVKLYFMMGLPTETDEDLIGIAELAEKVVDLYKKVKSRRDVKVTVSVSCFVPKPYTPFQWFGQNSKEEFERKQRLLKANIKNKAIHFNYHDASTSILEGIISRGDRRLAKVIYLAYKKGAKFDGWSEMFNFKTWMQAFEEIGVEPNQYNLRTRDVTEKLPWDYTTPGVRKEFLLSEYKKAAAEELTPDCRRSKCIGCGICQELGVDIVDWKGNNDDDISRRDN is encoded by the coding sequence ATGATAAAATTATCTCCGTCTATTTTACAGGCGGTCAGCAAACCAGCTCGTTATACAGGTGGTGAAGTAAATGCAGTGTGTAAGGATTTAGATAAAATTGCCTGTAAATTTGCTTTGTCAATGCCTGATGTATATGAAGTGGGAATGTCCAATTTGGGACTGAAGATTTTATATGAAATATTAAATAAGCGAAATGATACAGCAGCGGAACGAGTATATACACCATGGCCTGATATGGAAGAAAAAATGCGACAAAATAATATTCCTCTATATACTCTGGAATCATTTACTGAATTAGGAAAATTTGATTTTGTCGGGTTTACGTTACAATATGAATTAAGTTATACTAATATACTGAATATGCTTGATCTAGCGGGTATTTCAATACTTTCTAAAGAGCGAAAGAATTATGAACCTTTCATTGTCGGCGGTGGTCCCTGTGTCTATAATGTGGAACCAATAGCCGATTTTTTTGACTTTTTTATTATTGGTGAGGGTGAAGAAGTTATAAATGAAGTAGTAACAGAATTTATAACATGGGATAAAGAAACAAAAACGCATGACAGGCAGGAACTTTTGCATCGGCTTGCTGCAATAAGGGGAATATATGTGCCATCTTTTTATCGGGCTGAATATAATGAAAAAGGGGTTTTTAAAGAACTAGTACCGCTTTTTCCTGATATACCTAAAGTGATAAAAAAACGTGTAATAAAAAATATGGATGATATTCCCAGTATTGAAAAACCAATTGTGCCATATATAAATATTGTTCATGATAGATTGATGCTAGAACTTTTTCGCGGCTGCAGCCGCGGTTGTCGATTTTGTCAAGCAGGAATAGAATATAGGCCAGTGCGTGAACGACGTAGAGAAACTTTGTATGCTCTGGCAAAAAAAATGATTGATAACACAGGTTATGATGAAATGTCATTAACGTCATTGAGTTCAGCAGATTATTCCTGTCTGCCGGTATTGATTGAGAACCTGATCGATGAATATGCTGGAGAAAAAATGAATTTTTCTCTGCCTTCATTGCGGATTGACAGTTTTTCCATAGATATAGCCCATAAACTTCAGACAACAAGAAAAAGTGGTCTTACTTTTGCACCAGAGGCAGGAACACAAAGACTGCGTGATGTTATAAATAAAGGCGTTACAGAAGCTGATCTGCTGCGAGCCTGTGCTGCTGCTTTTGAGCATGGATGGAAAACAGTAAAATTGTATTTTATGATGGGGTTGCCTACTGAAACCGATGAAGATCTTATTGGCATAGCTGAATTAGCGGAAAAGGTTGTTGATTTGTATAAAAAAGTCAAGAGCCGTCGTGATGTTAAAGTAACAGTCAGTGTATCCTGTTTTGTACCTAAACCTTATACTCCTTTTCAATGGTTTGGGCAGAACAGTAAGGAAGAATTTGAGCGGAAGCAGCGATTGTTAAAGGCTAATATAAAGAATAAGGCAATACATTTCAATTATCATGATGCTTCTACAAGTATTTTAGAAGGAATAATTTCGCGTGGTGACAGGCGTCTGGCAAAAGTCATTTATCTGGCTTATAAAAAAGGTGCTAAATTTGATGGCTGGAGTGAAATGTTTAATTTTAAAACGTGGATGCAGGCTTTTGAGGAAATCGGTGTTGAACCTAATCAATATAATTTGCGTACACGTGATGTTACAGAAAAACTGCCATGGGATTATACAACTCCGGGGGTAAGAAAAGAATTTTTATTAAGTGAATATAAAAAAGCTGCGGCTGAAGAATTAACGCCTGATTGCCGCAGGAGTAAATGTA